The following proteins are co-located in the uncultured Draconibacterium sp. genome:
- a CDS encoding DUF5060 domain-containing protein, translating to MNLKLSFLAVLLLRVFFANSVNVPQYRVFEHQLVNNSEYSNKFKDVDLKVQYRSPSGLLYNFYGFYDGDGKGGSEGTIWKIRFMPNEVGTWTYTYSWSDGTKGGNGTFECVEEGAGKGILKPYAKNPHWFAYNETDPVWLKSYYETGHSSIAQDFDWIKSNVYTPLIEAGYNHLQVNWLLSLCCSEQYYKDGPKPETQDLTLYEEGDLFGTMNLDVWKRMEKHLGWLNEKDVAVHMFLGVDGSKNDGPDWSKLSIEEKDWFVKYMVARLAPYANVAGWNYVWEVPGNREEAELGFARLICKYDIFKHLCSYEDEFPRDNEFHRNEYSFAIVENHEITSKDRNMDRVYWKEPWTHHMACKVAYVGKPVFMSEGNALWRRFWQKLTHATQDELRKSAWACATAGASFTWCGHAGEEALFASGSEGLPFNDENPYSLSEKQIGILAEVMNNEIQFYNMKPHDELLSACPMLEVYALAEPGKQYLVFSPDGKAFTLEIEKGNYSTVKWIDAKNGNEKSAGKINISDETKKVVFNAPSTTSDWVLILKN from the coding sequence ATGAACCTAAAACTTAGTTTTCTTGCTGTGCTTTTACTGAGAGTGTTCTTTGCAAATTCAGTAAATGTTCCACAATACCGTGTTTTCGAACACCAGCTTGTAAACAATTCAGAATATTCCAATAAATTCAAGGATGTTGATTTAAAAGTTCAGTACAGGTCACCATCAGGTTTACTTTATAATTTTTATGGTTTTTACGATGGAGACGGAAAAGGAGGATCGGAAGGAACCATCTGGAAAATTCGTTTTATGCCAAATGAAGTGGGAACCTGGACTTATACTTACTCCTGGTCGGATGGAACCAAAGGTGGCAACGGCACTTTTGAATGTGTTGAGGAAGGGGCTGGGAAAGGGATATTAAAACCCTATGCAAAAAATCCACATTGGTTTGCCTACAACGAAACGGATCCGGTTTGGTTAAAGTCGTATTACGAAACCGGACACAGCTCAATTGCCCAGGATTTTGATTGGATTAAAAGCAATGTTTATACTCCTTTAATTGAGGCGGGGTACAATCATTTGCAGGTAAACTGGTTATTGTCCTTGTGTTGTTCTGAGCAGTACTACAAAGATGGCCCAAAACCCGAAACTCAGGATTTAACCTTGTACGAGGAAGGTGACTTGTTTGGAACAATGAACCTTGATGTGTGGAAACGTATGGAAAAACATTTGGGATGGTTGAACGAGAAGGATGTGGCAGTGCATATGTTTTTAGGTGTTGACGGCAGTAAAAATGATGGCCCCGACTGGTCGAAATTAAGTATTGAAGAAAAAGACTGGTTTGTAAAATACATGGTGGCAAGGTTGGCGCCGTATGCAAACGTAGCCGGTTGGAATTATGTGTGGGAAGTTCCGGGGAACAGGGAAGAAGCAGAACTTGGTTTTGCCCGGCTGATTTGCAAATACGATATTTTTAAGCATTTGTGTTCGTATGAAGATGAGTTTCCCCGCGACAATGAATTTCACAGGAATGAGTACTCGTTTGCCATAGTTGAAAACCACGAGATTACTTCCAAAGATCGTAATATGGACCGTGTGTACTGGAAAGAGCCTTGGACTCATCATATGGCATGCAAAGTTGCATATGTTGGAAAACCTGTATTTATGAGCGAAGGGAATGCGCTTTGGAGAAGATTCTGGCAAAAACTTACACATGCAACTCAGGACGAGCTGCGAAAATCGGCCTGGGCCTGTGCCACAGCTGGAGCCAGTTTTACATGGTGTGGTCATGCCGGAGAAGAAGCCTTGTTTGCATCAGGTTCTGAAGGTTTGCCTTTTAACGACGAAAATCCATATTCTCTTTCTGAAAAGCAAATTGGCATTTTGGCAGAAGTAATGAACAATGAGATACAATTTTACAACATGAAACCACATGATGAATTGCTGTCTGCTTGTCCGATGCTTGAAGTTTATGCGCTTGCTGAGCCAGGCAAACAATATTTGGTTTTCTCTCCCGATGGAAAAGCTTTTACGCTTGAAATTGAAAAAGGGAACTATTCAACGGTTAAATGGATTGATGCAAAAAACGGGAATGAAAAATCGGCCGGTAAAATCAATATCAGTGACGAAACAAAAAAGGTGGTTTTTAATGCTCCGTCAACCACTAGCGACTGGGTGCTGATTCTAAAAAACTAA